In gamma proteobacterium HIMB55, the genomic stretch CCCGGCAATACGCGCTGCATTTCGTCCGGCGCAAGAAAGATCTCCCGGTTGTCATCAAGAACGACGAAGCCAAAGCGATGACGCGTGGCTTTAACTGTGCCTTCTGCGTACTCTTTTTCGGCTTCGATTTGATCTTTAAGGCCCTGAAGCTGGGAGAGGGCGTTTTTGTCTAGCATTTTCCGGTGATTCTCTTGGGTGTCGCTTGTGACTCTTTGCGGTTTGACGTCTTGTTGGCAGTCACAATCGTGTGTGCGGTTCGCGGGTCCTTTACTGACTTCTGGTCCTAACTTTTGGCTGACTACTGATAGCGCTGGCAGTGCAGGCTTCTAAGTCCAGATTTCGCAAGGTTGACGGTACCGTTGTAGTGGCGCCGGCAGATTAATTTTCTAAAGGTTAAATCCTAGCTGACAGGCGGTGACTTTTCACGTTTTTATCGGGAACAAAAATCGACGCGTGAAAAAATCTGTGTCGCTGATTGACATGTTGATCACGCATGGCTTTACTGAGGGAGCGAGAAGTAAAGCCCGAAATTTAGAGAGTAGGACGACTTATTGGTAATGACGCCGAGCCCAAACGCCTTGACGTTTCGTTCCATCCACAGACGCTGCGATGTCATTGCAGCGACCCTCTCTCGATCACCCGGTTTTCCATACCCCTGTTTTCCGCAAACTTACTTTCAAACCCAGTTCGATAAGCTCTATAGCTCATGTGTGAACCCGCGTGCAGCACATCATGAGCGGGTCTATTTGAAAGTGAGCGATGCAATTGGTATTCGTTTTTCGATCCAGCCCCCGGAGATCCTATGCAGCAATCCGTAACCTTGCCAAACGACCTATCTAAGCTCGCGCCTGCAGGGGTGAAGACTTATGTACTCGACACCAACGTGTTGTTGCACGATCCGACGGCGATTACGGCTTTTGCGGAACATCGAGTCGTGATTCCAATGACGGTTTTGGAAGAACTCGATCACATCAAAGACAGGCGCGACAAGTCGGTAAGTCGCGAGGCGCGGATTGCGATACAGATGATCGACAAGGTAGTTGGTTCCGCTGCACCCCAAGCGATCCAAGCAGGCGTGGATATTCCCGGCTCAACGCTCTCGGGAGACCTCGGTCGGCTTGCGATTTTCCCGGACCAGTTGCTCGACGCAAATGACAACGTGCCTTTTTTGGATAGCACGCAGGACCAGGCGAATGACAATCGCATCATCAACGTCGCCCTCAAATACCAGAGCGAACACCCTGACGAGTTTGTATGTCTGGTAACGAAAGACATCAACATGCGGATAAAGGCTAAAGGCTCGGGGTTAGAGCATGTAGAGGATTACCGACATGACCGCGTGCTCGATGATATTGACCTTTTGGCAACGGGCTATAAGAAAAGTGCGGGTGATTTTTGGGACGGCATTTTAGAGGTTGATACTGTCCGAGAAGACAACATCACGTTGCACCGTATTCCTCGTGTCGAGCTGCCCGAGGCCTATCCCAACCAGTTTTTATACGACGACAACGGCTTTATTTCTTTCGTTGATCACGTCGATGCGGACTATGTCTACGTCGCTGTGGACAGTCGCGACAATCTCATGAATCAGCGGTTCTGGGGGTTGGCGCCACGAAACCTAGAACAGGCGATGGCGATGCGCCTGTTAGATAACGACGACTTAGATATGACGGTGTTAACCGGGCCAGCAGGATCGGGAA encodes the following:
- a CDS encoding PhoH family protein (PFAM: PhoH-like protein), which gives rise to MQQSVTLPNDLSKLAPAGVKTYVLDTNVLLHDPTAITAFAEHRVVIPMTVLEELDHIKDRRDKSVSREARIAIQMIDKVVGSAAPQAIQAGVDIPGSTLSGDLGRLAIFPDQLLDANDNVPFLDSTQDQANDNRIINVALKYQSEHPDEFVCLVTKDINMRIKAKGSGLEHVEDYRHDRVLDDIDLLATGYKKSAGDFWDGILEVDTVREDNITLHRIPRVELPEAYPNQFLYDDNGFISFVDHVDADYVYVAVDSRDNLMNQRFWGLAPRNLEQAMAMRLLDNDDLDMTVLTGPAGSGKTLLALAYGLHAILEQKKYNKLIVARSTPPMAEEIGFLPGTEEEKMAPWLAAFDDNLEILHGADECSFGSIDYVKERANIQFKSLNFMRGRSFNGAYIIIDESQGLTQFQLKSIISRVGADSKIVVLGNLAQIDNKYISPLTSGLTYLVERARPYPHAGIMHINGIVRSRLAAFAEENL